In Sphingobacterium zeae, one genomic interval encodes:
- the eno gene encoding phosphopyruvate hydratase — MSLIIDVHARQILDSRGNPTIEVDVTTQNGFVGRAAVPSGASTGVHEAVELRDGDKSTYLGKGVLKAVENVNTTIAKALEGVDVFEQNAIDKIMIDLDGSENKGNLGANAILGVSLAVAKAAAQESRQPLYRYIGGVNANTLPIPMMNIINGGSHSDAPIAFQEFMIMPVGAPSFSEALRWGTEVFHTLKKILHDRGLSTAVGDEGGFAPTFEGTEDAIETVLKAIEIAGYKPGQDICLALDCASSEFYKDGKYDYAKFEGDKGAVRSSEEQASYLAELTAKYPIISIEDGMAEDDWSGWKTLTDKIGDHVQLVGDDLFVTNTKRLQQGIDTHTANSILVKVNQIGSLTETINAVTLAQNSGYTSVMSHRSGETEDSTIADLAVALNCGQIKTGSASRSDRMAKYNQLLRIEEELGGNARFIGKNFKYAKK, encoded by the coding sequence ATGAGTTTAATTATCGATGTTCATGCGCGTCAAATTTTGGATTCGCGCGGTAACCCTACAATCGAAGTAGATGTTACTACACAAAATGGTTTTGTTGGTCGTGCAGCTGTACCTTCAGGTGCTTCAACAGGTGTTCACGAAGCAGTTGAATTGCGCGATGGCGACAAGTCAACCTATTTGGGAAAAGGTGTTTTGAAAGCTGTTGAGAATGTAAATACTACAATTGCTAAAGCTTTAGAAGGTGTAGATGTTTTCGAACAAAATGCCATCGATAAAATTATGATTGATTTAGACGGTAGCGAAAATAAAGGTAATTTGGGTGCAAATGCAATTTTGGGTGTGTCATTAGCGGTGGCAAAGGCTGCTGCCCAAGAGTCACGTCAGCCATTATACCGTTATATTGGCGGTGTAAATGCAAATACATTGCCTATTCCGATGATGAATATTATCAATGGCGGTTCTCATTCTGACGCACCTATCGCATTTCAGGAATTTATGATTATGCCTGTTGGCGCTCCTTCATTCTCTGAAGCCTTGCGTTGGGGTACTGAGGTTTTCCATACGTTGAAAAAAATATTACATGACAGAGGTCTATCAACTGCTGTAGGTGACGAAGGTGGTTTTGCACCAACTTTTGAGGGTACTGAAGATGCTATTGAAACCGTGCTCAAAGCGATAGAGATTGCTGGTTACAAGCCAGGTCAAGACATTTGTTTAGCATTGGATTGTGCTTCTTCTGAGTTCTACAAAGACGGTAAATACGATTATGCTAAGTTTGAAGGCGATAAAGGAGCTGTACGTTCTAGTGAAGAACAAGCAAGTTATTTGGCTGAATTGACAGCAAAATACCCAATTATCTCTATTGAAGATGGTATGGCTGAGGATGATTGGTCAGGATGGAAAACATTGACAGACAAAATCGGTGACCATGTTCAATTAGTCGGTGATGATCTTTTCGTAACAAACACAAAACGTCTTCAACAAGGTATAGATACGCATACTGCAAACTCTATTTTGGTAAAAGTAAACCAAATCGGTTCATTGACTGAAACGATCAACGCAGTGACTTTAGCGCAAAATTCTGGATATACTTCTGTCATGTCGCACCGTTCGGGCGAGACTGAAGATTCTACTATCGCAGACTTAGCTGTAGCGTTAAACTGTGGTCAGATCAAAACAGGTTCTGCATCCCGTTCTGACCGTATGGCTAAATACAATCAATTGTTGCGTATCGAAGAAGAATTGGGTGGTAATGCCCGTTTTATCGGTAAAAACTTTAAATACGCTAAAAAGTAA
- a CDS encoding DUF72 domain-containing protein — MKFGQVEHPEEIDFTLPPTPPETLKLLQHFKNDKPFEVFVGCAKWNKQDLKGFYPRGTKDELAYYSTQFNSIELNATFYNSPSIDQVETWKRKTPANFKFFPKIPQSISHFSRLLNTADKVKLFTDAIVHFDEKLGMAFLQMHDNYNPKDMARLKLFLHDWPKEVPLALEVRNKEWFSKPDVTKELYALLEETNVTNVLVDTAGRRDMLHMRLTTPTAFIRYVGANHSSDYDRLDQWIDVLKLWRENGLQKLYFFIHQNIEVESPLLATHFIKKLNTTLNLDLTHPNKNTPNTLF; from the coding sequence ATGAAATTCGGCCAAGTAGAACATCCTGAAGAAATTGACTTTACCCTTCCCCCAACTCCACCAGAAACCTTAAAACTATTGCAGCATTTCAAAAATGACAAGCCTTTCGAGGTATTTGTAGGTTGCGCAAAATGGAATAAACAGGATTTAAAGGGTTTTTACCCGAGAGGTACAAAAGATGAACTTGCGTATTACTCCACACAATTTAACAGCATTGAACTCAATGCTACATTTTACAATTCGCCTAGCATAGATCAGGTAGAGACATGGAAACGTAAAACACCTGCTAACTTCAAGTTCTTTCCAAAGATTCCACAATCTATCAGTCATTTTAGCCGACTGTTAAACACAGCTGATAAGGTGAAACTTTTTACAGACGCTATTGTTCATTTCGATGAAAAACTGGGCATGGCCTTCCTACAGATGCACGATAATTATAACCCAAAGGATATGGCTCGTTTAAAATTATTCTTACATGACTGGCCTAAAGAAGTTCCTCTGGCATTGGAAGTGCGAAATAAAGAGTGGTTTTCAAAACCTGATGTCACAAAAGAACTATATGCTCTATTGGAAGAGACCAATGTGACTAATGTTCTGGTCGATACTGCAGGCCGAAGAGATATGCTGCATATGCGTCTAACCACACCTACTGCTTTTATCCGTTATGTTGGTGCCAACCACTCGTCAGATTATGATAGGCTGGATCAATGGATCGATGTGTTGAAGTTATGGCGCGAAAATGGCCTACAAAAACTGTATTTCTTTATTCACCAGAACATTGAGGTGGAATCCCCCCTACTGGCGACACATTTTATAAAAAAACTGAACACAACATTAAACTTGGATCTGACTCATCCAAATAAAAATACCCCCAATACTCTGTTTTAA
- a CDS encoding MFS transporter has product MLQTIDSKKELPKATLWLMTIATGLVVANNYYNQPLLGLIAKDLHVDEATVSNSAMLTQIGYACGLLLIVPLGDMFKRKKMILIDFVFIIFSLVGMAISTSILSILIFSFLIGFTSVIPQVFVPMAAELAQKEKQASAIGMVMSGLLIGILLSRVLSGFIGSYFGWREMYWIAAAIMIVTAIAIAIRLPEVMPNFKGTYSELMQSVWDFAKKQPVLQLAAFRGAMGFGAFSAFFTTLVFHLAAPPFFDGPATAGAFGLVGACGALAAAFVNKLTVYMSKAKIILYAILLMLFSWLLFALFGNYYWGLIFGVILIDLGLQSMHILNQSDFYALNLGANNRLNTVYMVSYFIGGSTGTFFAAQAWQHFQWPGVIFVGTCYTLLALLAHVLFDYKLRKN; this is encoded by the coding sequence ATGTTGCAAACAATAGATTCAAAAAAAGAATTACCGAAAGCAACCTTGTGGCTTATGACCATTGCCACTGGTTTGGTTGTCGCCAACAATTATTACAATCAGCCCTTACTAGGCTTGATTGCTAAAGATCTCCATGTTGATGAGGCTACGGTTAGCAATTCAGCTATGTTGACTCAGATCGGATATGCATGTGGTCTCTTACTGATTGTTCCTTTAGGAGATATGTTTAAACGAAAGAAAATGATCTTAATCGACTTCGTTTTTATTATCTTTTCTTTGGTCGGTATGGCTATTTCTACCTCAATTTTATCGATTTTAATATTCAGCTTTTTGATAGGTTTTACGTCGGTTATTCCTCAGGTTTTTGTTCCTATGGCTGCGGAACTTGCGCAGAAAGAAAAGCAGGCTTCGGCCATAGGAATGGTCATGTCGGGTCTGCTGATCGGCATATTACTTTCGCGAGTTTTAAGCGGATTTATCGGTTCTTACTTCGGGTGGCGTGAAATGTACTGGATCGCCGCAGCGATCATGATCGTTACGGCCATAGCCATAGCCATCAGGTTACCTGAAGTGATGCCTAATTTTAAAGGTACCTATAGCGAATTGATGCAATCGGTCTGGGACTTTGCCAAGAAACAGCCTGTACTGCAATTAGCTGCATTCCGTGGAGCCATGGGCTTTGGCGCTTTTTCTGCATTCTTTACAACACTTGTGTTCCACCTTGCAGCCCCACCTTTCTTCGATGGCCCGGCAACCGCCGGAGCATTTGGCCTCGTTGGCGCATGTGGCGCACTAGCCGCTGCTTTCGTCAATAAACTGACTGTATACATGAGCAAAGCAAAAATTATCCTGTACGCTATTCTATTAATGTTATTTAGCTGGTTGTTATTTGCCCTCTTTGGAAATTATTATTGGGGACTGATCTTCGGCGTTATTTTGATTGACCTTGGCCTACAATCCATGCACATCCTAAACCAAAGTGATTTCTATGCACTAAACCTTGGCGCCAATAACCGACTTAACACAGTATACATGGTCAGCTATTTTATTGGCGGATCAACAGGCACCTTTTTTGCTGCACAGGCATGGCAACACTTTCAATGGCCAGGCGTTATTTTTGTAGGTACATGCTATACGCTTTTGGCTCTGTTGGCTCATGTATTATTTGATTATAAATTAAGAAAAAACTGA
- a CDS encoding YceH family protein — METTNLPRLSAMEQRVLGSLIEKSRVTPEYYPMTINSLQAACNQKTSRKPVVQYTEEDIVATLDVLKKKGLIATVIGGGSRVTKYKHNFAIQFPLVPSELSIICLLLLRGPMTAGEINSNSGRLYEFESLSEINAQLEKLAQEGYIKSLPKQIGHKEVRYIHLLGEINLEVYETSGSVGSASNDQVLLDRVAQLEEEVAVLKQKFQDLWDELH, encoded by the coding sequence ATGGAAACAACTAATTTGCCCCGATTGTCTGCCATGGAACAACGTGTGCTAGGCTCACTAATCGAAAAATCGAGAGTTACCCCTGAATATTACCCGATGACCATCAACAGCTTGCAAGCTGCTTGTAATCAAAAAACTTCCCGTAAGCCAGTTGTACAGTATACAGAAGAAGATATTGTTGCTACACTGGATGTATTGAAGAAAAAGGGCTTAATCGCTACTGTTATAGGTGGCGGATCACGTGTCACGAAGTATAAACACAATTTTGCCATCCAGTTTCCACTCGTGCCTTCTGAATTATCCATTATCTGTTTATTGCTTCTTAGGGGACCAATGACCGCAGGTGAAATCAACTCAAACTCGGGAAGATTGTATGAATTTGAGTCGTTGAGCGAAATCAATGCACAATTGGAAAAATTAGCCCAAGAAGGTTACATTAAATCTTTACCGAAACAAATAGGACATAAAGAAGTCCGTTATATTCATTTATTGGGAGAAATCAATCTTGAAGTTTATGAAACTAGCGGTTCCGTCGGTAGCGCCTCAAATGACCAGGTCTTATTAGATCGAGTAGCTCAATTGGAGGAAGAAGTGGCAGTGTTGAAACAGAAGTTTCAGGATCTTTGGGATGAATTACATTAA
- a CDS encoding histone deacetylase family protein, with protein MSNIRFKVLKIAFRPEFVHPLKEGHRFPMLKYELIPLQLKHEGMADESNFFSPELASFESCCLVHDPVYVRQLFELTLDSKMVRRIGFPLSQSLIDRERYILDGTIQSANYARAHGVAFNIAGGTHHAGYDFGEGFCLINDQATAAGYLLKQQYASRILIIDLDVHQGNGTAHIFKGHQQVFTFSMHGEKNYPFIKQRSHLDIGLLDDISDAEYLGLLEDNLTDIFRKLEPDFVFYQAGVDILETDKLGKLNLSINACRRRDELVFQMCYKNGIPVQVSMGGGYSPEIKDIVNAHCQTFKIAIDLYNL; from the coding sequence ATGAGTAATATAAGATTTAAGGTGCTTAAGATAGCTTTTCGTCCAGAATTTGTCCACCCCCTAAAAGAAGGGCATCGTTTTCCGATGTTGAAGTATGAGCTCATTCCTCTACAGTTAAAACATGAAGGGATGGCGGATGAGTCTAATTTTTTCAGTCCTGAACTTGCGAGCTTTGAATCCTGTTGTCTGGTGCATGATCCGGTATATGTAAGGCAGTTATTTGAGCTTACACTGGATTCCAAAATGGTCCGTAGAATAGGTTTTCCATTGAGCCAAAGTCTTATTGACAGGGAACGCTATATTCTCGATGGGACAATCCAAAGTGCAAACTATGCACGGGCGCATGGGGTAGCATTTAATATTGCCGGAGGAACCCATCATGCTGGTTATGATTTTGGGGAAGGCTTTTGTTTGATAAATGATCAGGCAACCGCAGCTGGGTACCTATTGAAGCAGCAATATGCCAGCCGTATCCTCATCATTGATTTGGATGTACATCAAGGTAATGGTACTGCGCATATTTTTAAAGGACATCAGCAGGTATTTACATTTTCGATGCATGGCGAGAAAAATTATCCCTTTATCAAACAGCGTTCGCATCTGGATATAGGTTTATTGGATGATATCTCGGATGCAGAATATCTTGGGTTATTGGAAGATAACTTAACGGATATATTCAGGAAATTAGAGCCTGACTTTGTTTTCTACCAAGCTGGGGTGGATATTTTAGAAACAGATAAGCTGGGGAAGTTAAATTTAAGTATTAACGCCTGTCGTCGCAGAGACGAACTTGTCTTTCAGATGTGTTATAAAAATGGCATCCCAGTACAGGTAAGCATGGGAGGAGGCTATTCTCCCGAAATTAAAGATATTGTCAATGCACACTGTCAGACTTTTAAAATAGCAATAGATTTATATAATTTATAA
- a CDS encoding nucleoid-associated protein — translation MFFHQDATFEALSIHRVGNKAQDEFYILSDAPVSLADDEVLPGLLMQYFMSPFAKVNEVYRLYHPNEELELNEIFYFVRQYFKNQLPFHDFSQQISKHLYEVSNHPKIKAGEVYVVALKNVQIEGEEHDAIGIFKSENKETYLKVYPEQGAFLLEYEQEAININKLDKGCIIINVEEEEGYKVLVLDQTNRQQEAVYWKDDFLQLRVRNDNFNQTGNYLKVYKNFVEEKLDETFELEKADKIDLLNKSMNYFKEKQTFVQEEFEEEVLGNPQAIALFQDFKAGFEDEFDTPFQANFEIADKAVKKMESSYKSVLKLDRNFHIYVHGKREYLEKGYDEDKGMNFYKVYFENES, via the coding sequence ATGTTTTTTCACCAAGATGCAACTTTTGAAGCGTTATCTATTCACCGCGTGGGCAATAAGGCCCAGGATGAATTTTATATTTTGTCAGATGCACCCGTTTCTCTTGCGGACGATGAAGTACTCCCGGGGCTATTGATGCAATATTTTATGAGTCCCTTTGCTAAGGTGAATGAGGTATATCGTCTGTATCATCCCAATGAAGAATTAGAGCTGAATGAGATTTTCTATTTTGTAAGACAGTATTTCAAGAATCAGCTTCCATTTCATGATTTTTCCCAACAAATTTCAAAACACCTGTATGAAGTTTCCAATCATCCTAAAATCAAAGCAGGAGAGGTGTATGTCGTAGCGTTGAAGAACGTTCAGATCGAAGGGGAAGAACATGATGCCATCGGTATATTCAAATCCGAGAATAAAGAAACTTATCTGAAAGTATATCCAGAACAAGGTGCATTTTTGTTGGAGTATGAACAAGAAGCAATTAATATTAATAAACTGGATAAAGGCTGTATTATTATCAACGTAGAAGAGGAAGAAGGATATAAGGTATTGGTGCTTGACCAGACAAATAGGCAGCAGGAGGCGGTTTACTGGAAGGATGATTTTCTTCAACTGCGCGTGCGCAATGATAACTTTAATCAAACAGGCAATTATCTGAAAGTTTATAAGAATTTTGTGGAGGAAAAATTGGATGAGACTTTTGAATTGGAAAAAGCGGACAAGATTGATCTGTTAAATAAATCCATGAACTACTTTAAGGAAAAGCAAACATTTGTACAAGAAGAGTTTGAGGAGGAAGTGTTGGGGAATCCGCAGGCAATTGCTTTATTCCAAGATTTTAAAGCTGGTTTTGAGGATGAATTTGATACGCCATTTCAGGCAAATTTTGAAATAGCAGACAAAGCCGTAAAAAAAATGGAATCTTCTTACAAGTCTGTTTTAAAGCTTGATAGGAATTTTCATATCTATGTTCACGGTAAACGTGAATATCTAGAGAAAGGTTATGATGAGGATAAGGGTATGAATTTCTATAAGGTTTATTTTGAGAACGAAAGTTAA
- a CDS encoding DUF3810 domain-containing protein produces the protein MEKRDKIAVFTLFVLFIGTLIFSVKEKNSQWIEVFYAQGFYRFYSHVPRFVFGYIPFSLGDLFYVAVVVFFFYLAAKLIGNLWKRRWKSFVRLVLSMINLLIGLYCFFYLSWGLNYYRQPISTNVHLQVDSLRLADYLMVLNDFLDSTNTLREHVNPSQWEERKEVIQKELTRWVKNDTAFADFLSTDQIGAKSPINSRMVSFFGVSGYFNPFTHEAQVNKAMPATFLPFTTVHELAHQQGIGFEDEANFIAFVRLQHHPQAFYRYSAYLQTSLYMLRELQGMYPALWKDYKERLSVKILIDLERERQFWSEYTGWFDDVMGLFYNQYLKHNNQREGIARYDRMTRLVLAYELKTRGCRQ, from the coding sequence ATGGAAAAGCGGGATAAAATAGCGGTTTTTACTTTGTTCGTTCTATTTATTGGGACTTTAATTTTCTCCGTGAAGGAGAAAAACAGCCAATGGATTGAGGTCTTTTATGCACAGGGATTTTATCGTTTTTATAGTCATGTGCCGAGGTTTGTGTTTGGTTATATTCCCTTTAGTCTAGGCGATCTCTTCTATGTCGCAGTTGTTGTGTTTTTTTTCTATTTAGCTGCGAAATTAATTGGAAACCTATGGAAAAGAAGATGGAAAAGTTTTGTTCGTTTAGTATTGTCCATGATCAATTTGTTAATCGGACTCTATTGTTTCTTTTACCTATCTTGGGGGCTCAACTATTACCGTCAACCAATCAGCACAAATGTACATCTGCAAGTCGATAGCTTAAGACTAGCCGATTATTTAATGGTATTGAATGATTTTTTGGATAGTACAAATACCTTGCGTGAACATGTAAATCCATCACAATGGGAAGAGCGTAAGGAGGTAATTCAAAAAGAGTTGACCAGGTGGGTCAAAAATGATACAGCTTTTGCGGATTTTTTATCAACAGATCAAATTGGCGCAAAATCACCAATTAATAGCCGTATGGTTTCTTTTTTTGGTGTGTCGGGCTATTTTAATCCATTTACCCACGAAGCTCAAGTGAATAAAGCCATGCCAGCAACTTTTTTACCATTTACTACTGTGCATGAACTTGCTCACCAGCAAGGCATCGGGTTTGAGGATGAGGCAAATTTTATTGCTTTCGTCCGCTTACAGCATCATCCTCAAGCTTTTTACCGGTATTCGGCCTATCTACAGACTTCCCTATATATGTTACGTGAGCTTCAGGGCATGTATCCTGCATTATGGAAAGATTATAAAGAGCGATTAAGTGTAAAGATATTGATAGACTTAGAAAGAGAAAGACAATTTTGGAGTGAATATACTGGTTGGTTCGACGATGTCATGGGATTGTTTTATAACCAATACCTAAAACACAATAATCAACGGGAAGGAATAGCCCGATATGATCGGATGACGCGGCTGGTATTGGCCTATGAGCTTAAAACAAGAGGGTGTAGGCAGTAG
- the lpxB gene encoding lipid-A-disaccharide synthase, whose amino-acid sequence MKYYLIAGETSGDLHGANLIKALKIEDPDATFQIVGGNLMQEEAGIKPLIHTSQMAFMGFIEVIKNLPKISRNLKQVKNDLLKEKPDTVILIDFPGFNLKIADFAKKHGIKTCYYISPKVWAWNQGRVKKIKRIVDHMFCILPFEVDFYKKWRMPVDYVGNPLLDAISTYQFNPNFRAENGFSEKPLIALLPGSREMEITNMLPIMAELPFFFPVHQFVIAGAPNFDEAFYRQFFKGIDIPVVFNQTYDILNNAEAAVVTSGTATLETGILKVPQVVVYKANPLSVWIAKLLVKVKFISLVNLINNFLSVRELIQDDCTAYDISYEVGELINNKMHRASVMENYDILAEKLGSPGASEKTAKLIVKYLAKI is encoded by the coding sequence ATGAAATACTATCTTATAGCAGGCGAAACTTCAGGAGACTTACACGGTGCAAACCTTATTAAGGCATTAAAAATTGAAGATCCTGATGCAACTTTTCAAATTGTTGGAGGAAATCTAATGCAGGAAGAGGCAGGAATAAAACCATTAATTCATACTTCGCAAATGGCTTTTATGGGCTTTATAGAAGTTATAAAAAATCTGCCAAAGATATCAAGGAACCTCAAACAAGTTAAAAATGATCTATTAAAAGAAAAACCAGATACTGTTATTCTGATCGATTTCCCTGGCTTCAATTTGAAAATTGCTGATTTTGCAAAAAAACATGGAATTAAAACCTGCTATTATATTTCCCCCAAAGTATGGGCCTGGAATCAGGGCCGTGTAAAGAAAATCAAACGGATAGTCGATCACATGTTTTGCATTCTGCCTTTTGAGGTGGATTTTTACAAAAAATGGCGCATGCCCGTAGATTATGTTGGAAACCCACTATTAGATGCGATTTCAACCTACCAATTCAACCCCAATTTCAGAGCAGAAAATGGTTTTTCAGAAAAACCACTCATCGCCCTCTTGCCGGGAAGCCGGGAAATGGAAATTACTAATATGCTGCCTATCATGGCCGAACTTCCGTTCTTTTTTCCTGTTCATCAATTTGTAATTGCAGGTGCTCCTAATTTTGATGAAGCGTTCTACAGGCAGTTTTTTAAAGGTATCGATATTCCCGTAGTTTTCAACCAAACCTACGATATTCTCAATAACGCAGAAGCCGCAGTCGTTACCAGTGGAACTGCTACGCTGGAAACAGGTATTTTGAAAGTGCCCCAGGTAGTTGTCTATAAAGCTAACCCACTATCTGTATGGATAGCAAAACTCCTCGTCAAAGTCAAATTTATCTCGCTCGTAAATCTAATCAATAACTTTTTATCTGTAAGAGAATTGATTCAAGACGACTGCACAGCATACGATATTTCCTATGAAGTGGGTGAATTGATCAATAACAAAATGCATCGCGCAAGTGTGATGGAAAACTACGATATCCTTGCTGAAAAACTTGGTTCTCCTGGGGCTTCAGAGAAGACGGCCAAATTGATTGTAAAATATCTCGCTAAAATTTAA
- a CDS encoding FtsB family cell division protein, producing the protein MQRLWYLIRNKYLLAALAFLVWMLFFDRNDFATQYSYQKQKANLESERSFYLKENAAIIKTINDIRSNPQEVQRIAREKYKMKKDNEDIYVISKVPPKENP; encoded by the coding sequence ATGCAACGATTGTGGTATTTAATAAGAAATAAGTATTTGTTAGCCGCTTTGGCTTTTTTGGTGTGGATGTTATTTTTTGATAGAAATGACTTTGCCACACAGTATAGTTATCAAAAACAGAAAGCGAACCTGGAGAGTGAGCGCTCTTTCTACCTTAAGGAAAATGCCGCAATCATTAAAACAATTAACGATATTCGTTCCAATCCACAGGAAGTACAACGTATTGCGCGTGAGAAGTATAAGATGAAAAAAGATAACGAGGATATTTATGTTATATCTAAAGTGCCACCTAAAGAAAATCCTTAA
- a CDS encoding DUF4397 domain-containing protein: MKNYRLFNFISLVLATFLLSSCLKDNDDQKIPMALFTMVNGYSDANAVVYYADGGALQNPNYPMEFKSYRPIVGLFTGARKIAVSSEYNSILTDTTITVKDSTIYTSFLFGTKSKPVQIITTDRINKEIKNTESGLRFFNLAEGTDQVTLQIGSETSPSEWTNRAKETQNSANAHQGFIAQKSGTFTVTARDKAGKTIATRSEIKLAGGYYYSLILIGKANDENKPLYIGLVAQAAN; encoded by the coding sequence ATGAAAAACTATAGATTATTCAATTTTATCTCCCTTGTTCTAGCGACATTCTTACTTTCAAGCTGTCTGAAAGATAATGATGACCAAAAAATTCCTATGGCGCTCTTTACCATGGTTAATGGTTACAGCGACGCTAATGCTGTCGTCTATTATGCGGATGGCGGGGCTTTACAAAACCCCAATTATCCTATGGAATTTAAAAGCTATAGGCCAATCGTTGGACTATTCACCGGAGCTCGAAAAATAGCTGTTTCCTCCGAATATAACAGTATCTTGACTGATACAACAATTACTGTAAAAGACAGTACGATATATACATCCTTTCTATTTGGAACAAAATCAAAACCGGTACAGATAATCACGACCGACAGAATCAACAAGGAAATTAAAAACACCGAATCCGGTTTACGCTTCTTTAATCTCGCGGAGGGAACAGATCAGGTAACCCTTCAGATCGGCAGTGAGACCTCCCCTTCAGAATGGACAAATAGAGCTAAAGAAACACAGAACTCGGCAAACGCGCATCAGGGATTTATTGCGCAAAAAAGTGGAACATTTACTGTAACAGCACGTGATAAAGCAGGGAAAACAATCGCGACCCGGAGCGAAATTAAATTGGCTGGAGGCTATTATTATTCTTTAATACTTATCGGTAAGGCAAATGATGAAAACAAACCATTATACATTGGTTTAGTAGCTCAAGCAGCGAATTAA
- a CDS encoding YkvA family protein has product MNSRIKKIATGLFERFRQRKITETELSQAESKAKNLGSYVGEFKLLIAMCKDAITGKFKMNNWNLSIIIGTIIYVISPIDAIPDFIAVGGWIDDVAIVAYAIRKLSEEIERYKLERLNVEINN; this is encoded by the coding sequence ATGAACAGTAGAATCAAGAAGATTGCAACAGGTCTGTTTGAGCGCTTTAGACAACGTAAAATTACGGAGACGGAGTTATCACAGGCGGAATCTAAGGCAAAAAACTTAGGTAGCTATGTTGGCGAATTTAAATTACTGATCGCGATGTGTAAAGACGCAATCACAGGTAAGTTTAAGATGAACAACTGGAATCTATCCATCATCATCGGAACGATCATTTATGTGATTTCTCCGATAGATGCCATCCCTGATTTTATTGCTGTTGGCGGCTGGATAGATGATGTAGCTATTGTAGCTTATGCCATCCGTAAACTGTCGGAGGAGATAGAACGTTATAAGCTCGAAAGATTGAACGTTGAAATAAACAATTAA